One Mercurialis annua linkage group LG3, ddMerAnnu1.2, whole genome shotgun sequence DNA window includes the following coding sequences:
- the LOC126671281 gene encoding transcription factor MYB61 produces MGRHSCCYKQKLRKGLWSPEEDEKLLNYITKHGHGCWSSVPKLAGLQRCGKSCRLRWINYLRPDLKRGAFSQQEENLIIELHAVLGNRWSQIAAQLPGRTDNEIKNLWNSCIKKKLRQRGIDPNTHKPLSEIENVKEIKQNSNPKHTEKNSSDEPAAATNSNNDNLAQTPPPTQEFFTDRFANEGYFPFQKLNYRPNTSNSNICFNPNSSSSDQMINNNNSEFTQTILPSISTSMFQTPIRVKPSLNLPSESHSDGINWEANNSFILENDVEEIKWSEFLSNSPFFLGNNGLQNQTSQAMYSNEVKAETQFITEGSSWQQNHHLPHQPPSSQPSDIYTKDLQRLAVAFGQTL; encoded by the exons ATGGGAAGACATTCTTGCTGCTATAAGCAGAAGTTACGAAAAGGCCTTTGGTCTCCTGAAGAAGATGAGAAATTGCTCAATTATATCACCAAACATGGCCATGGATGCTGGAGTTCTGTTCCGAAACTCGCAG GGTTGCAAAGATGTGGAAAAAGCTGCAGATTAAGATGGATTAATTACTTGAGGCCTGATTTGAAAAGAGGAGCATTTTCACAGCAAGAAGAGAATTTAATCATTGAACTCCATGCAGTTCTTGGCAATag GTGGTCACAGATTGCAGCACAGTTACCAGGGAGGACCGACAATGAAATCAAGAATTTATGGAATTCTTGCATTAAAAAGAAGCTGAGACAGCGAGGAATTGATCCGAATACTCATAAGCCGCTGTCCGAAATTGAGAATGTGAAGGAGATTAAACAGAATTCAAATCCTAAACATACCGAGAAAAATTCATCTGATGAACCAGCAGCagcaacaaattcaaataatgaTAACTTGGCACAGACTCCACCGCCAACTCAAGAGTTTTTCACAGACAGATTTGCTAATGAAGGGTATTTTCCTTTTCAGAAACTGAATTACAGGCCTAATACTTCAAATTCTAACATCTGTTTCAATCcaaattcttcatcttctgaccaaatgattaataataacaattctGAGTTTACTCAAACTATTCTCCCATCAATATCGACTTCAATGTTTCAAACCCCGATTCGCGTAAAGCCGTCGCTGAATCTCCCATCAGAATCTCATTCTGATGGCATCAATTGGGAAGCTAATAACAGCTTCATTCTTGAAAATGATGTTGAAGAGATTAAATGGTCGGAGTTTTTAAGTAACAGTCCATTTTTTCTTGGAAATAATGGACTTCAGAACCAGACTTCTCAAGCTATGTACAGTAATGAAGTTAAAGCAGAAACTCAGTTTATTACAGAAGGGTCGAGCTGGCAACAAAATCATCATCTTCCTCATCAACCACCTTCATCGCAGCCGTCGGATATCTACACTAAAGATTTGCAGAGACTTGCTGTGGCTTTCGGACAAACTCTTTAG